From the Octadecabacter antarcticus 307 genome, one window contains:
- a CDS encoding VOC family protein has translation MPNLKSLDHLVLTVRSIDVSVVFFGDVLGMTLDKFKVADGATRTAVKFGRQKINLHQSGAEFDPKAANPQSGSADLCFLSDTPITDWIAHFAALDVPVIDGPIPRTGATGPILSIYIRDPDGNLIEIANPI, from the coding sequence GTGCCGAACTTAAAATCCCTTGATCATCTTGTTCTGACCGTCAGATCAATCGACGTAAGCGTGGTGTTTTTTGGCGACGTTTTGGGCATGACACTGGACAAATTTAAGGTCGCAGACGGCGCAACCAGAACCGCCGTGAAATTCGGTCGGCAGAAAATCAACTTGCACCAAAGCGGCGCTGAATTTGACCCCAAGGCCGCCAACCCGCAGTCTGGAAGCGCCGATCTTTGTTTTCTCAGCGATACGCCCATTACAGATTGGATCGCGCATTTCGCAGCGTTGGATGTGCCAGTGATAGACGGCCCCATCCCGCGCACTGGCGCCACAGGGCCAATCTTGTCGATCTACATCCGCGATCCCGACGGTAACCTGATCGAGATCGCCAACCCGATTTAG
- a CDS encoding acyl dehydratase, giving the protein MTEHSTATQTLTDVMDPARARALQATLGMAQTIESGSALPPFFHHIYFWDPQPPENLGRDGHPALGGFVPDLRGPRRMWAAGRLLFHGPLMAGAVAEKASVIEGVTRKTGRSGPLAFVRIRHDIRQRGTVALTEWQDLVYREDGGEPPVQPSARTDEAQSEVVGFDTTALFRYSALTFNGHRIHYDRPYARKVERYDDLVVHGPLLAQHLMLMGARQLGKPLTEVNYRATAPLTLPHSATLCWADGAAWVRGPNGEQCMEAQMR; this is encoded by the coding sequence ATGACAGAGCACAGCACAGCAACGCAAACCCTCACCGATGTAATGGACCCTGCACGTGCGCGGGCATTGCAGGCCACGTTGGGGATGGCGCAAACAATTGAAAGTGGCAGTGCATTGCCGCCGTTCTTTCACCACATCTATTTCTGGGATCCGCAGCCACCGGAGAATCTCGGTCGTGACGGGCATCCTGCGCTTGGCGGATTTGTACCCGATCTAAGAGGGCCACGACGGATGTGGGCGGCAGGGCGGCTTTTGTTTCATGGCCCGCTGATGGCAGGTGCTGTGGCTGAAAAGGCATCAGTGATTGAGGGTGTGACGCGCAAGACGGGGCGGTCAGGACCGCTGGCGTTTGTGCGCATTCGCCACGATATTCGCCAACGTGGGACCGTCGCGCTGACCGAGTGGCAGGATTTGGTGTATCGCGAAGACGGTGGTGAGCCCCCCGTGCAGCCAAGCGCCCGCACTGATGAGGCGCAGTCCGAAGTGGTAGGTTTCGATACCACAGCGTTGTTTCGCTATTCCGCGCTGACGTTTAACGGGCACCGCATCCACTATGATCGCCCCTATGCACGCAAGGTTGAACGCTATGATGATCTGGTCGTACACGGGCCATTGCTGGCGCAGCATTTGATGCTGATGGGTGCGCGCCAGTTGGGAAAACCACTGACCGAAGTGAACTACCGCGCAACGGCGCCCCTGACGTTACCACATTCCGCAACGCTATGTTGGGCGGATGGGGCCGCATGGGTGCGTGGGCCAAACGGAGAGCAGTGCATGGAAGCCCAGATGCGTTAG
- a CDS encoding NAD(P)/FAD-dependent oxidoreductase — MATVDVTVRGAGVFGLSVAWACLRLGATVRVIDPNGVGSGASGGIVGALAPHVPEQWNPKKAFQLDSLLMAESWWGDVDAAGGLSSGYGRTGRLQPIADDAALMLANTRIAGAVTHWQDRAIWEVIQAPSAFAPKSPTGLYIHDTLTARLHPAQGCAALAAAILAHGGEVMAEAPDQGAVVWATGWQGLELLSNQHTRMVGAGIKGQAVLLDFDARTAPQLFVDGLHIIPHADGTTAIGSTTEREFDDPTSTDTQCDALIAKARTAVPALHDAREICRWAGVRPRTRTRAPMLGAHPVRTGEFIANGGFKIGFGMAPLAAEKLAELVLTGNNTIPAYFDPLASL; from the coding sequence ATGGCAACGGTGGATGTGACTGTGCGCGGGGCAGGGGTGTTTGGCCTGTCCGTAGCGTGGGCCTGCCTTAGGCTGGGTGCCACAGTCCGCGTGATCGATCCGAACGGCGTCGGGTCCGGCGCATCTGGTGGAATCGTTGGTGCACTGGCGCCGCACGTGCCCGAACAATGGAACCCGAAAAAGGCGTTTCAACTGGACAGCCTGCTGATGGCCGAAAGCTGGTGGGGCGATGTCGACGCCGCTGGTGGCCTGTCGTCGGGGTACGGGCGCACGGGGCGGTTGCAACCCATCGCAGATGACGCAGCCCTCATGCTGGCCAATACCCGCATCGCAGGTGCTGTGACCCATTGGCAGGACCGCGCGATCTGGGAGGTTATCCAAGCCCCATCCGCCTTCGCCCCAAAGTCCCCAACGGGACTGTATATTCACGACACCCTCACGGCACGTTTGCACCCAGCGCAAGGCTGCGCAGCCTTGGCAGCGGCAATCTTGGCGCATGGAGGGGAGGTCATGGCGGAGGCACCAGATCAAGGCGCAGTTGTCTGGGCAACAGGGTGGCAGGGCCTCGAACTCCTCAGCAATCAACACACACGCATGGTGGGTGCTGGTATTAAAGGCCAAGCGGTGCTGTTGGATTTCGACGCGCGAACCGCGCCGCAACTGTTTGTCGATGGCTTGCACATTATCCCCCACGCGGATGGCACCACCGCGATCGGATCAACCACGGAACGTGAATTTGACGATCCGACCAGCACGGACACGCAATGTGACGCGCTTATCGCCAAGGCCCGCACTGCCGTCCCGGCCTTGCACGATGCCCGCGAAATCTGCCGCTGGGCTGGCGTGCGTCCGCGCACGCGAACCCGCGCGCCAATGCTGGGCGCGCATCCCGTTAGGACAGGCGAATTCATAGCGAACGGCGGCTTTAAGATCGGCTTCGGAATGGCGCCGCTGGCGGCAGAAAAACTAGCGGAGCTTGTCTTGACGGGTAACAACACAATTCCGGCATACTTTGATCCGCTGGCGAGCCTCTGA
- a CDS encoding lytic transglycosylase domain-containing protein, whose amino-acid sequence MRAICAAAIFLASPVTAQDNTDQNGPSPFIRALALLADGDGEGAYQSLVDGPMVEQDLLEWMRLRDTDADATFASYVGFLERRPDWPGNDPIRANAERAIDDTIPNGDVLAFFNNADVETGQGAVAYANALIFDGREDEAEAMLVDLWLTSAFTTSSHQAIIDAFPDVVAPHHYARADMLLWRWRTGDVANVVPLLDEGQQALVRARLANINRDADVQAREDLVPDRLQDTAGLHYDRFNRLADRGDWTKASIILTAQSTSAERLGIPWRWGSWRRILARWHMREGNIAVAYGFAAQHFIQADEGNYSDLEWLAGYIALTHLQDYETALLHFQRFDASVSSPISKGRAGYWLGRAHAGLGNADAALSAFRMGAQHQTSFYGLLSAEKLGLTLNPDLAGGKGFGDWRNSLILNNELVRAGLALLDAGERGLAVLFFRDAAATMTRQEIGQLGALFMDLGEPFYTILIAKTAVQGDLLVQDAYFPMHAMANLDLPVEPAIALAIARQESEFRTDAGSSVGALGLMQLMPATAQEVAGWLDMPYSVHRLTTDWEYNTVLGSEYLAYLTREFGDSPVMIAAGYNAGPSRPKTWMMERGDPRRSVFNTDPVDVIDWIEHIPFRETRNYVMRVTEGIPVYRARLTGRVGPVRFMDILIGAAPMVRPVARPVKTIDASQDAILDAPPTPLRPSVRRATEITPEPPTSPQPTRPVARTGD is encoded by the coding sequence ATGAGGGCAATATGCGCCGCCGCCATTTTTCTAGCATCACCTGTCACAGCACAGGATAACACTGATCAAAACGGGCCGTCGCCATTCATACGCGCGCTTGCGTTGTTGGCAGATGGTGATGGCGAAGGGGCCTACCAAAGCCTTGTTGATGGGCCGATGGTTGAACAAGACTTGCTTGAATGGATGCGTCTTCGCGACACAGATGCGGACGCTACATTCGCCAGCTACGTCGGTTTTCTGGAACGTCGCCCCGATTGGCCCGGTAATGATCCTATCCGGGCCAATGCTGAACGCGCGATTGACGACACCATTCCAAACGGTGACGTCTTGGCGTTCTTCAATAATGCCGACGTTGAAACCGGACAGGGCGCTGTCGCTTACGCCAATGCCTTAATCTTTGATGGCCGCGAAGATGAGGCTGAAGCGATGTTGGTCGACCTGTGGTTAACCTCAGCTTTCACCACGTCCAGTCACCAAGCGATCATCGATGCATTTCCCGATGTCGTTGCCCCGCACCATTATGCCCGTGCCGACATGCTGTTGTGGCGTTGGCGCACGGGCGATGTGGCCAATGTTGTGCCGCTTCTGGACGAAGGCCAACAGGCTCTTGTCCGCGCGCGCCTTGCGAATATTAATCGCGATGCCGATGTTCAAGCCCGCGAAGATCTGGTTCCAGATCGCCTGCAGGACACCGCCGGTCTGCATTATGATCGGTTTAACCGGCTCGCAGATCGGGGTGACTGGACCAAAGCAAGCATCATCCTCACCGCGCAATCCACCAGTGCCGAACGCCTTGGTATTCCGTGGCGCTGGGGGTCATGGCGACGCATCCTTGCGCGTTGGCACATGCGCGAAGGCAACATCGCCGTCGCCTACGGCTTTGCCGCGCAGCATTTCATTCAAGCGGATGAGGGCAACTACAGTGACCTTGAATGGCTGGCAGGCTACATCGCACTGACCCACCTGCAAGACTACGAAACCGCGTTGCTGCATTTTCAGCGCTTTGACGCCTCAGTCTCCTCGCCCATATCCAAGGGCCGCGCGGGTTATTGGCTTGGCCGCGCCCATGCGGGTTTAGGCAACGCTGACGCCGCGCTTTCTGCGTTTCGAATGGGTGCGCAGCACCAGACATCATTCTACGGGTTGCTGTCGGCTGAAAAGCTTGGCCTGACTTTGAACCCCGACCTTGCGGGTGGCAAAGGTTTCGGCGATTGGCGCAATAGCTTGATCCTCAACAACGAACTTGTGCGTGCTGGGCTGGCTTTGCTTGATGCAGGGGAACGCGGCCTTGCGGTGTTGTTCTTTCGCGACGCTGCGGCGACCATGACCCGACAAGAAATCGGGCAGCTCGGCGCGTTGTTTATGGACCTTGGAGAACCGTTCTACACGATTTTAATCGCAAAAACGGCCGTCCAAGGTGATCTTTTGGTGCAGGACGCATATTTCCCCATGCACGCTATGGCAAACCTTGACCTGCCCGTTGAACCTGCAATTGCGCTTGCCATTGCACGCCAAGAATCCGAATTTCGCACCGATGCGGGCAGCAGCGTTGGCGCGCTGGGGCTGATGCAACTGATGCCCGCCACCGCCCAAGAGGTCGCGGGATGGCTCGATATGCCCTACAGCGTTCACCGCCTGACGACTGACTGGGAATATAACACAGTGCTCGGGTCAGAATACCTTGCGTATTTGACGCGTGAATTTGGCGATAGTCCGGTGATGATCGCGGCAGGCTATAATGCGGGCCCAAGCCGCCCAAAGACGTGGATGATGGAACGCGGCGATCCGCGCCGTAGTGTGTTCAATACCGATCCGGTGGATGTGATTGACTGGATCGAACACATCCCGTTTCGCGAAACCCGCAACTACGTCATGCGCGTGACAGAAGGCATTCCAGTTTATCGCGCACGACTGACAGGGCGCGTTGGCCCCGTTCGTTTTATGGATATTCTGATTGGCGCCGCGCCAATGGTGCGCCCCGTCGCCCGCCCTGTGAAGACAATCGATGCCTCGCAAGATGCCATTCTGGACGCCCCGCCAACCCCGCTGCGCCCATCTGTGCGCCGCGCCACAGAAATCACGCCTGAGCCGCCAACAAGCCCACAACCCACGCGACCGGTCGCGCGTACGGGCGACTAG
- the mnmD gene encoding tRNA (5-methylaminomethyl-2-thiouridine)(34)-methyltransferase MnmD yields the protein MTDQRANVEWRDGIVPVSVQFDDPYYSLDDGVAETHHVFLGGNDLPTRFCDGFHVGELGFGTGLNFLVTLGAWRASGIAGKLHFTSFEAYPMQMSEMQRALQAFPELPTSVFADDAGGDILAPVLRGADFELTVVVGDARDTLADWNGQADAWFLDGFSPAKNPELWEDALLAQVAAHTASGGTVATYTAAGFVRRGLAAAGFRVSRVQGFGRKRHMTLGVLE from the coding sequence ATGACAGACCAGCGGGCGAATGTGGAATGGCGCGATGGAATCGTGCCTGTCTCAGTCCAGTTTGATGACCCGTATTATTCGCTCGATGATGGGGTCGCCGAAACGCACCATGTGTTTTTGGGCGGCAATGATTTGCCCACACGGTTTTGTGACGGGTTTCATGTAGGGGAATTGGGCTTTGGTACGGGGCTTAACTTTCTGGTGACGCTGGGGGCGTGGCGGGCATCAGGGATTGCGGGCAAGCTGCATTTCACCAGTTTTGAGGCTTATCCAATGCAGATGAGTGAGATGCAGCGGGCGTTACAGGCGTTTCCCGAGTTGCCGACTAGTGTCTTTGCGGATGACGCGGGCGGTGATATTCTGGCGCCTGTCCTGCGCGGAGCAGATTTCGAATTAACGGTCGTTGTCGGGGACGCGCGTGACACGTTGGCCGATTGGAATGGACAGGCGGATGCATGGTTTCTGGACGGGTTTTCACCCGCCAAGAACCCCGAACTTTGGGAAGATGCGTTGCTGGCGCAGGTCGCAGCGCATACGGCAAGTGGCGGCACAGTCGCGACCTATACGGCGGCAGGATTTGTGCGGCGCGGGCTTGCAGCTGCAGGTTTCAGAGTCAGTCGCGTGCAAGGGTTCGGGCGCAAGCGGCACATGACATTAGGGGTACTTGAATGA
- a CDS encoding NADPH-dependent FMN reductase, with translation MSYLFGLSGSLRRDSTNTKLMHAAAASFGGDLRIGNLRLSLYDGDLEDASGIPADVQSLAAQIAGARAIVISTPEYNKSISGVLKNALDWVSRTSGAPWSGKPVAIMSATAGRSGGERTQTALRACMMPFRPLVLQGPEMLLGASFEQFDANDTLISAHYQKTLDDLMTALRDIS, from the coding sequence ATGTCTTATCTTTTCGGTCTATCTGGATCGCTGCGCCGCGATTCGACAAACACCAAACTGATGCATGCGGCGGCGGCATCATTTGGTGGTGATCTGCGGATCGGTAATTTGCGTCTGTCACTTTACGACGGGGATCTAGAAGACGCGAGTGGCATTCCAGCGGATGTGCAGAGCCTTGCCGCACAGATTGCGGGGGCGCGGGCAATTGTTATTTCAACGCCGGAGTACAACAAATCCATCTCAGGTGTGCTCAAGAATGCGCTGGATTGGGTCAGCCGCACGAGCGGCGCGCCTTGGTCCGGTAAGCCAGTCGCGATCATGTCCGCCACGGCAGGGCGATCCGGCGGAGAGCGCACGCAGACTGCGTTGCGCGCCTGCATGATGCCGTTTCGCCCGCTAGTTTTGCAGGGGCCTGAAATGTTGCTTGGGGCGAGTTTTGAGCAGTTCGATGCAAACGACACGCTGATCAGCGCGCATTACCAAAAGACACTGGATGATCTGATGACGGCGTTGCGCGATATTTCCTAA
- a CDS encoding DMT family transporter: MTTQNIRLGIMLMIATTFVFAVQDGISRHLAGEYNVLMIITIRYWFFAAFVIAIAQRQVGSIRKAATTTQPALQIFRGLLLAAEICVMVLGFVLLGLVEAHAIFTCYPLLIAALSGPILGEKVGWRRWAAIGVGFIGVLIILKPGITVFSPAAAIPLLAAFMFALYGLLTRYAARRDSTATSFFWTGVVGAVALTPLGLWMWEPMVGSDWWWMGALCITGVTGHWLLIRAYEIAEASAVQPFAYLQLVFASAIGLSIFNETLALNVALGAGLVMSAGMFTLWRARRAA, encoded by the coding sequence ATGACAACGCAAAACATTCGTCTTGGCATTATGTTGATGATTGCCACGACCTTCGTGTTCGCCGTGCAAGACGGGATCAGCCGGCATTTGGCGGGCGAATACAATGTGTTGATGATCATCACCATTCGCTATTGGTTTTTTGCCGCGTTCGTGATCGCGATTGCGCAGCGCCAAGTGGGGTCGATACGCAAAGCCGCAACCACCACGCAGCCAGCCTTGCAGATCTTTCGCGGGCTGCTTTTGGCAGCTGAGATTTGCGTTATGGTGTTGGGGTTCGTGTTGCTTGGCTTGGTTGAGGCCCACGCAATATTTACATGTTATCCACTGCTGATCGCCGCGCTATCTGGGCCAATCTTAGGTGAAAAAGTCGGTTGGCGAAGGTGGGCGGCCATCGGGGTCGGGTTCATCGGTGTTTTAATCATTCTGAAGCCAGGCATAACGGTCTTCAGCCCAGCGGCAGCGATCCCACTTTTGGCGGCGTTCATGTTTGCGCTTTACGGGTTGTTGACGCGCTATGCGGCACGGCGCGACAGCACTGCAACGTCGTTCTTTTGGACCGGGGTCGTGGGGGCGGTCGCGTTGACCCCGTTGGGGCTGTGGATGTGGGAACCCATGGTAGGGTCCGATTGGTGGTGGATGGGCGCGTTGTGCATCACGGGCGTGACGGGACATTGGCTGTTGATCAGGGCCTATGAAATCGCCGAAGCCAGCGCCGTGCAGCCCTTTGCCTATCTGCAATTGGTGTTTGCCAGCGCCATTGGCCTGAGCATTTTTAACGAAACTTTAGCCCTAAATGTCGCGCTTGGCGCGGGGCTGGTCATGTCCGCAGGGATGTTCACGCTGTGGCGGGCGCGCCGCGCCGCCTAG
- a CDS encoding thiamine pyrophosphate-binding protein, whose amino-acid sequence MQRPTTRHGGQILVDQLVRFGVRRVFSVPGESFLAALDGLYDAGIHNIVCRQEGGVAMMADAYGKMTGQPGVAFVTRGPGATNASAGVHIAMQDSTPMILLVGQIRSEDRDREAFQEVDYKSLFGGLAKWVTEVNHTARLPEYIARAFHVATSGRPGPVVLALPEDMLSALADVGDTTGPIAMLAPDLTNVAKDALDWLSEFKRPLVVVGGPHWSPQAALDLARFAATQNLPVALGFRRQDYLDNRHPNYAGDLNVGVNAKLAQRVRDADALLVIGSRLGDIETQGYSLIDPANPHCAIMHIHADADELGHVYQPDIAVTADAVSFTRALSKLPVSDTDWSDWTKSARADYDTWKTPQETPGNVRLEQVITWLSDSLPDDAILTNGAGNYAAFLHRYFVYKQHGTQLAPTSGSMGYGFPAAISASIEHPDRTVVCLAGDGCFQMTCNELSTAAQHGAKPIVVVVNNGRYGTIRMHQEKHYPGRVSGTMLANPDFAALARAYGGHGETVKKTADFADAFTRAKASGTFAVIELIVSKDALSTSLTLSGLAAP is encoded by the coding sequence ATGCAACGCCCCACGACAAGACATGGCGGTCAAATCCTTGTCGATCAGTTGGTCCGCTTTGGCGTTCGGCGGGTATTTTCTGTTCCCGGTGAAAGCTTTCTTGCCGCGCTCGACGGTCTGTATGACGCTGGCATTCACAATATTGTTTGTCGTCAAGAAGGTGGCGTCGCAATGATGGCTGACGCTTATGGCAAAATGACAGGCCAGCCCGGTGTGGCCTTTGTCACCCGCGGCCCCGGGGCCACAAACGCCAGTGCGGGCGTGCACATCGCGATGCAAGACAGCACACCGATGATCCTGTTAGTTGGCCAAATCCGCAGCGAGGATCGCGACCGCGAGGCATTTCAGGAGGTCGATTACAAATCCCTCTTCGGCGGCCTCGCCAAATGGGTGACTGAGGTAAACCACACCGCCCGCCTGCCTGAATACATCGCCCGCGCATTCCACGTCGCCACGTCAGGCCGCCCCGGTCCGGTGGTTCTGGCGTTGCCAGAAGATATGTTGTCCGCGCTGGCCGATGTTGGCGACACGACCGGACCGATTGCCATGCTCGCCCCTGATCTGACAAACGTTGCGAAAGACGCGCTAGACTGGCTGAGTGAATTCAAACGCCCTCTCGTGGTGGTCGGTGGTCCGCATTGGTCGCCACAAGCCGCACTTGATCTCGCACGTTTTGCAGCAACCCAAAACCTGCCTGTCGCGCTGGGGTTTCGTCGCCAGGATTACCTCGACAATCGCCATCCGAACTATGCGGGCGATCTCAACGTCGGCGTGAACGCCAAACTGGCACAGCGTGTGCGTGATGCTGACGCGTTGCTCGTGATCGGCTCGCGCCTTGGTGACATCGAAACCCAAGGCTATAGCCTGATCGATCCCGCAAACCCGCATTGCGCCATTATGCATATCCATGCAGATGCTGACGAACTTGGCCACGTCTACCAACCCGACATTGCCGTCACCGCTGACGCGGTGTCGTTTACCCGCGCACTTTCAAAATTGCCCGTGTCCGACACCGATTGGTCGGATTGGACCAAATCCGCGCGCGCCGACTATGACACTTGGAAAACCCCGCAGGAAACCCCCGGTAATGTAAGGCTGGAACAGGTCATTACCTGGCTGTCCGACTCGCTTCCAGACGACGCAATCCTGACCAATGGTGCGGGCAATTACGCCGCCTTCCTGCACCGCTATTTCGTCTACAAACAACACGGGACACAGCTTGCCCCAACGTCCGGATCAATGGGCTATGGATTTCCCGCCGCGATTTCCGCCTCAATCGAACACCCGGACCGCACGGTTGTTTGTCTGGCAGGGGACGGCTGTTTTCAAATGACCTGCAACGAACTTTCGACCGCCGCGCAACACGGCGCCAAACCCATCGTTGTGGTGGTCAACAACGGGCGCTACGGCACGATCCGCATGCATCAGGAAAAACACTATCCGGGTCGTGTGTCTGGCACGATGCTCGCCAATCCCGACTTCGCGGCCCTCGCCCGCGCCTACGGCGGCCATGGCGAAACAGTGAAGAAAACCGCTGACTTCGCGGATGCCTTCACCCGCGCCAAAGCCAGCGGCACCTTCGCCGTGATCGAACTGATCGTCAGCAAAGACGCGCTTTCAACCAGCCTAACGCTGAGCGGGCTCGCCGCCCCCTAG
- a CDS encoding aminotransferase class III-fold pyridoxal phosphate-dependent enzyme: MPDTARINPTVPNDLDSFWMPFTASEMFKDNPRLISKAEGVRYTTVDGHELLDGTGGLWCCNAGHSHPKITKAIQDQAATLDFVHNFNQGHPLAFEAAARVTALAPGFHHVFFTNSGSEAVDTALKIALAYHTARGDGDRRILVGREKAYHGINFGGLSVGGLGLNKGQFGTLYPSTAHMRHTWLPENANSRGLPEHGAELADDLQRICDLHGGQTIAAVIVEPVSGAGGVFPPPVGYLKRLREICDAHGILMIFDEVITGFGRMGTPFAFEAFGVQPDLVTCAKGMTNATVPMGGVLATAAVRDAFRNGPAKMPDLFHGYTYSGHPLASAACIATLDAYRDDQIFENATAMAGPWEDMLHSLTDIAAVMDVRNCGILGAVHLKQDGAVGDAGRAAYNGLWEAGLIVRPVGDALCLSPPLTITQDHVDEIGAKLRAQLAG; the protein is encoded by the coding sequence ATGCCAGATACTGCCCGCATCAACCCGACCGTTCCCAACGACCTTGACAGCTTTTGGATGCCGTTCACGGCGAGCGAGATGTTCAAAGACAACCCGCGCCTGATCTCAAAAGCCGAGGGCGTGCGTTATACCACTGTTGACGGACACGAGTTGCTGGACGGCACAGGCGGGCTTTGGTGCTGCAATGCAGGGCACAGTCATCCGAAGATTACCAAGGCTATTCAAGATCAGGCGGCGACGCTGGATTTTGTCCATAATTTCAATCAAGGCCATCCGTTAGCGTTTGAAGCAGCGGCGCGGGTCACCGCACTTGCCCCCGGTTTCCATCATGTGTTTTTCACCAATTCAGGGTCTGAAGCGGTGGATACTGCGCTGAAAATCGCGCTGGCCTACCACACTGCGCGTGGTGATGGGGATCGGCGCATTCTGGTGGGCCGCGAAAAGGCCTATCACGGGATCAATTTTGGCGGACTGTCTGTCGGTGGGCTTGGGCTAAACAAGGGTCAATTCGGGACACTTTATCCGTCCACGGCGCACATGCGGCACACGTGGCTGCCAGAGAATGCCAATTCGCGCGGGCTGCCAGAACATGGTGCTGAGCTGGCGGATGATCTGCAACGCATATGCGACCTGCATGGCGGACAGACGATTGCAGCGGTGATTGTTGAACCGGTTTCTGGTGCTGGCGGGGTGTTCCCACCGCCCGTTGGCTATCTGAAACGCCTGCGTGAAATTTGTGATGCGCACGGCATTTTGATGATTTTCGATGAGGTCATTACCGGCTTTGGGCGCATGGGCACACCGTTTGCGTTTGAAGCCTTTGGCGTCCAGCCAGACCTTGTGACCTGCGCCAAGGGCATGACCAACGCGACGGTGCCCATGGGTGGTGTTTTGGCGACGGCCGCGGTGCGTGATGCATTCCGCAACGGCCCCGCAAAAATGCCCGATCTGTTCCACGGTTACACCTATTCCGGCCACCCGCTGGCGTCGGCAGCCTGTATCGCGACGTTGGATGCCTACCGCGACGACCAGATTTTCGAGAACGCGACAGCGATGGCGGGCCCGTGGGAGGATATGCTGCATTCGCTCACTGATATTGCGGCTGTTATGGACGTGCGCAATTGCGGCATCCTTGGTGCGGTGCATTTGAAACAAGACGGGGCTGTCGGGGATGCGGGGCGCGCAGCCTATAACGGGCTGTGGGAAGCCGGATTGATTGTGCGGCCTGTAGGGGATGCGTTGTGTCTGTCACCACCGTTGACCATCACCCAAGATCATGTGGATGAGATTGGCGCGAAATTGCGGGCGCAGTTGGCAGGATGA